One window of the Trifolium pratense cultivar HEN17-A07 linkage group LG2, ARS_RC_1.1, whole genome shotgun sequence genome contains the following:
- the LOC123909846 gene encoding probable cinnamyl alcohol dehydrogenase 1, giving the protein MSSEGVGEDCLGWAARDASGVLSPYKFNRRELGSEDVYVKITHCGVCYADVIWARNKHGDSKYPVVPGHEIAGVVTKVGPNVQRFKVGDHVGVGTYVNSCRDCEYCNDRLENHCVKGSVYTFNGVDFDGTVTKGGYSTSIVVHERYCFMIPKSYPLASAGPLLCAGITVYSPMIRHKMNQPGKSLGVVGLGGLGHMAVKFGKAFGLRVTVFSTSISKKEEALSLLGADNFVVSSNQEEMRALAKSLDFIVDTASGDHPFDPYMSLLKMSGVLVLVGFPSEVKFSPASLNLGSRTVSGSVAGGTKEIQEMVDFCAENKIYPDIELIPIGYSNEALDRVVNKDVKYRFVIDIENSLK; this is encoded by the exons ATGAGTTCCGAAGGTGTCGGTGAAGATTGCCTTGGATGGGCAGCAAGAGATGCATCTGGAGTTCTGTCGCCTTACAAATTCAATCGCAG GGAACTTGGGAGTGAAGATGTTTATGTTAAAATTACACACTGTGGCGTTTGTTATGCTGATGTAATTTGGGCAAGGAATAAACATGGGGATTCAAAGTATCCTGTTGTGCCGGG ACATGAGATTGCTGGGGTTGTGACAAAGGTTGGTCCTAATGTCCAGCGTTTCAAGGTTGGTGACCATGTTGGAGTGGGGACTTACGTCAACTCATGCAGGGATTGCGAGTATTGTAACGATAGATTAGAAAATCATTGTGTCAAGGGATCAGTTTACACCTTTAATGGTGTCGATTTTGATGGTACAGTTACCAAAGGGGGATACTCCACTTCCATTGTAGTACATGAAAG GTATTGCTTCATGATACCTAAAAGCTATCCTTTAGCTTCAGCAGGTCCTTTGCTTTGTGCTGGAATCACAGTTTATTCTCCCATGATACGCCATAAGATGAATCAACCTGGTAAGTCTCTAGGAGTGGTTGGTCTTGGTGGCCTCGGTCATATGGCAGTAAAATTTGGGAAGGCATTTGGCTTGCGTGTAACAGTTTTCAGCACTAGTATTTCCAAGAAAGAGGAGGCGCTGAGCCTGCTTGGTGCAGACAACTTTGTTGTTTCATCAAATCAAGAAGAGATGAGG GCGTTGGCTAAATCATTGGATTTTATAGTTGACACAGCATCGGGTGATCACCCATTTGATCCTTACATGTCACTGTTGAAGATGTCTGGTGTTCTAGTCTTAGTTGGGTTCCCAAGTGAGGTCAAATTCAGCCCTGCAAGCCTTAATTTAG GATCAAGAACTGTTTCCGGAAGTGTTGCAGGTGGTACAAAAGAAATACAGGAGATGGTGGACTTCTGTGCTGAAAACAAGATTTACCCAGATATAGAACTGATTCCAATTGGATACTCAAATGAAGCTCTTGACAGGGTCGTAAATAAGGACGTGAAATATCGGTTTGTAATAGACATTGAAAACTCCCTTAAGTAG
- the LOC123910097 gene encoding U3 small nucleolar RNA-associated protein 18 homolog, giving the protein MSLISQNARSKNETKREEDNKEKEIEDGRESDVDTLEVKKRKRDDGKEEQLAKEQVKAMKKLENFLFGSLYSPLEFGKGDDDEVDAEASDLFFTDRSADTVLTGYQEDADFLDGNSDDDALQRKPVWVDEEEEKVTVNIASVNRLRKLRKEEDEKLISGSEYVARLRAQHVKLNRGTDWAQLDSGSKMGESSDDELTDDENKAVVSRGYEGEDMSDILRTNEDLVVKSSSKLLPGHIEYSKLVDANIQDPSNSVINSVQFHQNGQLLLAGGLDRKLRFFQIDGKRNTKLESIFLEDCPIRKASFLPDGSQVIISGRRKFFYSLDLVKASVDKIGPLLGRDEKSLEVFEVSPDSQMIAFVGNEGHILLVSTKSKQLVGTLKMNGSVRSLAFTQDGQRLLSAGGDGHVYHWDMRTRTCMHKAVDEGCLNGTALCTSPVGTHFAAGSSSGIVNIYNSDEFLGGKRKPIKTIDNLTTTVDFMKFNHDSQILAICSSMKKRSLKLIHIPSYTVFSNWPHPNTSLQYPRCIDFSPRGGFMAVGNSSGKVLLYKLRHYDHA; this is encoded by the coding sequence ATGAGTTTAATATCTCAAAATGCTCGCTCTAAGAATGAGACCAAGAGAGAGGAGgacaataaagaaaaagagATTGAAGATGGGAGAGAGAGTGATGTTGATACCCTGGAAGTGAAAAAGAGGAAGCGAGATGATGGAAAGGAAGAACAATTGGCAAAGGAACAAGTTAAAGCGATGAAAAAACTTGAGAACTTTTTGTTTGGATCTCTCTATTCCCCTCTTGAATTTGGAAagggtgatgatgatgaagtggATGCCGAGGCTTCTGATTTGTTCTTCACTGATCGTTCTGCAGATACTGTCCTCACCGGTTACCAAGAAGATGCTGACTTTTTAGATGGAAATTCTGATGATGATGCTTTGCAAAGAAAGCCGGTGTGGGTggatgaggaagaagaaaaagtcACCGTAAACATAGCCAGCGTCAACAGGTTAAGGAAGCTAAGAAAGGAAGAGGATGAGAAATTGATTTCTGGTTCAGAGTATGTAGCAAGATTGAGGGCTCAACATGTTAAGCTCAATCGAGGAACTGACTGGGCACAACTTGATTCAGGGTCAAAAATGGGTGAATCTTCTGATGATGAGTTGACAGATGATGAAAATAAAGCTGTTGTGAGCCGAGGTTATGAGGGTGAGGATATGAGTGATATTCTCAGAACAAATGAAGACTTGGTTGTGAAGAGCAGCTCAAAATTGTTGCCAGGGCATATTGAATACTCGAAACTTGTAGATGCAAATATACAAGATCCTTCTAATAGTGTGATAAATTCAGTTCAGTTCCATCAAAATGGTCAGCTGCTTCTTGCTGGTGGATTAGACCGGAAGCTTAGGTTTTTTCAAATTGATGGAAAACGGAACACCAAACTTGAAAGCATCTTCCTTGAAGATTGCCCCATTCGAAAAGCATCTTTCTTGCCTGATGGGTCTCAGGTGATAATATCAGGAAGAAGAAAGTTCTTTTATAGTCTTGATTTAGTTAAGGCTAGTGTTGATAAAATTGGGCCACTGTTGGGTAGGGATGAGAAGAGTTTGGAAGTTTTTGAGGTCTCTCCTGATTCTCAAATGATAGCCTTTGTGGGTAATGAAGGTCATATTTTACTGGTTTCAACTAAATCAAAGCAGTTAGTTGGTACTCTGAAGATGAACGGATCAGTCCGTTCGTTAGCTTTTACTCAAGATGGACAAAGGCTGTTAAGCGCTGGTGGTGATGGCCATGTTTACCATTGGGATATGAGAACAAGAACTTGTATGCACAAAGCTGTAGATGAAGGCTGTTTAAACGGCACAGCCCTCTGTACTTCTCCAGTAGGGACACATTTTGCAGCTGGTTCATCGAGTGGAATTGTGAATATTTACAACAGTGACGAATTTCTGGGGGGAAAGAGAAAGCCTATCAAGACCATTGATAATCTGACTACTACAGTGGATTTCATGAAATTTAATCATGACTCTCAAATATTAGCAATCTGTTCAAGTATGAAGAAGAGAAGTTTGAAATTAATACATATTCCATCCTATACTGTTTTCTCTAATTGGCCGCATCCAAATACGAGCCTGCAATATCCCCGTTGCATTGATTTTAGTCCACGTGGTGGTTTTATGGCTGTAGGAAATTCTTCGGGGAAAGTGTTATTGTATAAGTTGCGCCATTATGACCATGCCTAA
- the LOC123908407 gene encoding probable myosin-binding protein 5, translated as MQMQTLGRFCLLIFLHHYNKFLRFSLQFFLFMDFPSTFNFLTQASELGCGFVLLGYVSRLFNFIGLVLIFGICLKILKFSDAPRFWKPPKEVDLDKNLKSAVKCDDGVVGLDEKDKEKEKEKEEDPEDEVFDVMSLRRMVKMERHRYFAACAEIEKERVAASSAAEEAMAMILRLQSEKSSIEIQANQFRRMVEERQEYDQEVIESLRWNVVQLENQKTFLEEQLGVFKEKLREFMKDEEIELIEGADFTREFCNFSVEYDVDDSHQSHHDC; from the coding sequence ATGCAGATGCAGACTCTGGGTCgtttttgtttgttgatttttcttCATCACTACAATAAATTTCTTCgattttctcttcaattttttctctttatGGATTTCCCATCCACTTTCAATTTTCTCACACAAGCTAGTGAACTTGGTTGTGGTTTTGTTCTTCTTGGTTATGTTTCTCGTTTGTTCAATTTCATTGGTCTTGTTTTGATCTTTGGGATTTGTCTTAAGATTCTTAAGTTTTCGGATGCACCCAGGTTTTGGAAACCGCCAAAGGAGGTTGATTTGGATAAGAATTTGAAATCTGCGGTGAAATGTGATGATGGGGTTGTTGGATTGGATGAGAAGGATAAGGAGAAGGAGAAAGAGAAGGAGGAGGATCCTGAAGATGAGGTGTTTGATGTAATGTCGCTGAGAAGAATGGTGAAAATGGAGAGACATAGGTATTTTGCTGCGTGTGCGGAGATCGAGAAAGAGCGTGTGGCGGCTTCTAGTGCGGCGGAGGAAGCAATGGCGATGATTTTGAGGCTGCAGAGTGAGAAGAGTTCGATTGAGATTCAAGCGAATCAGTTTCGGAGGATGGTGGAAGAGAGACAAGAGTATGATCAAGAAGTGATTGAATCTTTAAGGTGGAATGTTGTGCAACTTGAGAATCAGAAGACCTTTTTGGAGGAACAGTTGGGGGTTTTTAAGGAGAAACTTAGGGAGTTTATGAAGGATGAAGAAATCGAGTTAATTGAAGGTGCTGATTTTACTAGGGAGTTTTGTAATTTCTCTGTTGAATATGATGTTGATGATTCTCATCAGTCTCATCATGATTGCTAG
- the LOC123908758 gene encoding pentatricopeptide repeat-containing protein At4g31070, mitochondrial-like: MILNLNLNPLSYNCMSFFTRQLSATVVHTQSPLDHIKNLVSKGLYHQTLQFFTQLHFHDHHFNLIPCVLPSVIKACSYTHFHAFGTQLHCLALIRGCYSDPIVSNSIISMYDKFSDIQSARQVFDTMPHRDHITWNSMINAYLQNGLLAEALQTFKDLYFIGLLPKPELLASLVSMCGRKADSGSRIGRQIHGFVVVDGRIQIQHSVFLSTAFVDFYFRCGESLMALSVFDGMETKNEVSWTALISGCTANQDYDVALACFREMQVGGVNPNRVTLIALLAACARPGFVEYGKEIHGYAFRHGFDSCHNFSSALINMYCECGESLHFAERIFEGCSLRDVVLWSSIIGSYSRRGESDKALKLFNKMRTEENEPNSVTLLSVISACTNLSSLKHGCGVHCYILKFGLGFSIFVCNALINMYAKCGCLDDSHKIFLEMPNRDYVTWSSLISAYGLHGCGEQALQLFYEMKERGVKSDAVTNLAVLSACNHAGLVTEGQQVFEQVNADCEIPITVEHYACLIDLLGRSGKLEDALEMLRTMPIKPSARIWSSLVSACKLHGRLDIAELLSSQLIKSEPNNAANYTLLNMIYAEKGHWLDIEQVRKNMKLQRLKKCYGFSRIEAGN, from the coding sequence ATGATTCTGAATCTTAATTTGAATCCTCTGTCATACAATTGCATGTCATTCTTCACCCGACAACTTTCAGCCACTGTGGTCCACACACAATCCCCTTTAGACCATATCAAAAACTTGGTTTCAAAGGGTCTTTAtcaccaaacacttcaatttttCACACAACTACACTTCCATGATCACCATTTCAATTTAATCCCTTGTGTTCTTCCATCAGTTATCAAAGCATGTTCATATACTCACTTTCATGCATTTGGTACACAGCTTCATTGCTTAGCTCTTATTAGAGGCTGCTACTCCGACCCAATTGTCTCGAATTCGATTATTTCTATGTATGATAAGTTTTCGGATATCCAATCGGCACGCCAAGTGTTTGACACAATGCCTCATAGAGACCACATCACCTGGAACTCCATGATCAATGCTTATTTGCAAAATGGGTTGCTTGCGGAAGCTTTGCAAACGTTTAAAGATTTGTACTTtattggtttgcttcccaagcCGGAATTGTTAGCGAGTTTGGTATCCATGTGTGGGAGGAAAGCGGATTCGGGTTCGAGGATAGGAAGACAGATTCatggttttgttgttgttgatgggAGGATACAAATTCAACATTCGGTTTTTCTGTCAACTGCTTTTGTGGATTTCTATTTTAGGTGTGGTGAATCTTTGATGGCTCTGAGTGTGTTTGATGGGATGGAGACGAAAAATGAGGTTTCGTGGACTGCATTGATATCTGGTTGCACTGCTAATCAAGATTATGATGTAGCTTTAGCATGCTTTAGAGAAATGCAGGTTGGGGGAGTTAACCCGAATAGAGTAACACTGATTGCACTTTTAGCAGCTTGTGCAAGGCCAGGCTTTGTTGAATATGGAAAGGAGATTCATGGCTATGCATTTCGTCATGGGTTTGATTCATGTCATAATTTTTCATCAGCTCTCATAAACATGTATTGTGAATGTGGAGAATCACTGCACTTTGCTGAACGAATTTTTGAAGGGTGTAGTTTAAGGGATGTGGTGCTATGGAGTTCAATCATAGGGAGCTATTCTCGAAGAGGAGAAAGCGATAAAGCTTTGAAGCTTTTTAATAAGATGAGAACCGAGGAAAATGAACCAAACTCGGTAACTTTATTGTCAGTGATATCTGCCTGTACAAACTTATCTTCATTGAAGCATGGCTGTGGAGTCCATTGCTATATCTTGAAATTTGGACTTGGTTTTAGCATCTTTGTATGCAATGCACTTATAAACATGTATGCCAAATGTGGCTGTCTAGACGATTCTCACAAGATATTCCTAGAAATGCCGAATAGAGATTATGTTACATGGAGTAGTTTGATTAGTGCCTATGGCCTTCATGGATGTGGAGAACAAGCTTTACAACTTTTTTATGAAATGAAAGAGAGAGGAGTGAAGTCTGATGCAGTCACAAATCTTGCTGTTTTATCTGCTTGTAATCATGCCGGCCTTGTCACCGAGGGACAACAAGTATTTGAGCAAGTAAATGCAGATTGTGAAATTCCAATCACTGTAGAGCATTATGCATGCCTAATTGATCTTCTTGGAAGATCAGGGAAGCTTGAAGATGCTTTGGAAATGTTGAGAACAATGCCTATCAAACCGAGTGCAAGAATATGGAGCTCTCTCGTATCGGCTTGTAAGCTTCATGGAAGATTAGACATTGCAGAACTACTATCATCTCAGCTTATAAAATCAGAACCAAATAATGCTGCTAATTACACATTGTTGAATATGATTTATGCTGAGAAGGGTCATTGGCTTGATATAGAACAAGTGAGGAAAAACATGAAACtacaaagattaaaaaaatgctATGGATTCAGTCGCATTGAGGCTGGAAATTAG